One Algibacter sp. L3A6 genomic region harbors:
- a CDS encoding DUF4302 domain-containing protein: protein MKKLNKLLASLGVFILLLVVTSCSENEVEPLFDQSINERTDALTSEYVDVLTAPENGWIGYYSPNANFGAYTMLIDFETNGDVTVDSDYEAGAYNNTLTYRLGKTLKIELVFESTSAFSEIFSLYNNNNGGEFVFNILSATEDEVVLESKLDYGDDVTILTLNRASVEDLDLTNIYASVTNIATNFTESSFRNVLLNDETIASFDFDSESRIATISYFDENGDFQSITSPIVITAEGFYFLNEVEVNGTLLTSFVFDEDDLIYVNDADGLKIVYQDIPGPLKPYDFGLDGNGRYNYLELEKSSTKFNNFWLDEQWEFYVGTGYVYYTSTYYLRDLDSSLSYIQFYIADGATGDLAYTVWYDFTYEIKEDGKVYFTLTGDTNASAEDDALLVDLIEVILGSESGYYIADTGGLLAYSNGTFSLINADEPTYNTNYYDF, encoded by the coding sequence ATGAAGAAATTAAATAAATTACTAGCGTCTTTAGGTGTTTTTATCTTGTTACTAGTTGTAACTTCTTGTTCAGAGAACGAGGTAGAACCTCTTTTTGACCAATCAATTAACGAACGGACGGATGCACTAACTTCAGAGTACGTAGATGTGCTTACTGCTCCAGAAAATGGATGGATTGGTTATTATTCGCCAAATGCAAATTTTGGAGCTTACACTATGCTTATTGATTTTGAAACTAATGGTGATGTTACTGTAGATTCAGATTATGAAGCTGGAGCGTATAATAATACACTAACCTATCGCTTAGGTAAAACTTTAAAAATAGAATTAGTATTCGAATCAACTTCTGCATTTAGTGAAATATTCTCATTGTATAATAACAATAACGGTGGTGAATTTGTATTTAATATTTTATCAGCAACAGAAGATGAAGTTGTTTTAGAAAGTAAATTAGATTACGGTGATGATGTAACAATTTTAACTCTAAACAGAGCTAGTGTAGAAGATTTGGATTTAACAAATATCTATGCATCTGTTACCAATATAGCTACCAATTTTACTGAAAGTTCTTTTAGAAATGTTTTATTGAATGATGAGACTATAGCTTCTTTCGATTTTGATTCAGAATCTAGAATAGCAACTATTTCTTATTTTGATGAAAATGGAGATTTTCAATCTATAACGTCTCCAATTGTAATTACGGCAGAAGGCTTTTATTTTTTAAACGAAGTAGAAGTTAATGGAACGTTGCTTACTAGTTTTGTTTTTGATGAAGATGATTTAATTTATGTTAACGATGCCGATGGATTAAAAATTGTTTATCAAGATATTCCAGGCCCATTAAAACCATACGATTTTGGACTTGATGGAAATGGAAGATATAATTATTTAGAACTAGAAAAATCGAGTACTAAGTTTAATAATTTCTGGTTAGACGAGCAGTGGGAATTTTACGTGGGTACAGGCTATGTATATTACACTTCTACATACTACTTACGTGATTTAGATAGTAGCTTGTCATATATACAATTCTATATTGCAGATGGAGCTACAGGGGATTTAGCTTATACTGTTTGGTATGATTTTACTTATGAAATAAAAGAGGATGGTAAAGTCTATTTTACATTAACAGGAGATACCAATGCATCAGCAGAGGATGATGCTCTATTAGTTGATCTAATCGAAGTTATATTAGGTAGTGAGTCTGGTTATTATATTGCAGATACTGGAGGTTTGCTAGCCTATTCTAATGGGACGTTCTCATTAATTAATGCAGACGAGCCTACATATAATACTAATTATTACGATTTTTAA
- a CDS encoding putative porin: MNKLVLSFLFLLVFNVLNAQISRQEFQEGRGGSKKSTDSTSTRKSNSEGGKKDKEEKPKIQDYLIISHENDTTFVDTTLSIKKDYRFNYLRKDNFGLIAFSNLGQTYNSLTYNFQNTDLVPNLGARARHFNYMEIEDINYYRVPTPLTELMYKTAFEQGQLLDAFFTVNTSPRFNFSIAYKGMRSIGKYQHIITSTGNFRFTSNYRSENDRYQARGHIVTQDLYNEENGGLQDESVEYFESGDEEFIDRSILEVNFEDAESMLKAKRFHLEHKYAFINQKDSLSRNNLSLGQVVSFEDKYFEYSQSSAETDIFGEAFKSSSLQDRATLEHFHNQFQLNYSNNILGDVQFNLGYDNYNYGYDKIVVLNGTTITNRIKGDILSAGGKYHKQYKGFDLLGEVGLNVSGDFDGNFLKAQASFKLNDDIKAIASLNHSSKAPNFNFLLFQSDYLNYNWINNFNNTETQQLAFELKSDKLVNLSVDYSTISDYAYFHLDETTQLVAPTQYSGTINYLRAKLDKEIKVGKFALNNTFMYQNVTNGEGVLNVPELNLRSTLYYSSHLFKKALFLQTGVTLNYFSKYNMNAYDPVLAEFYVQNEQEIGEFPRLDFFLNAKIRQTRIYLKAEHFNAAFTGYDYYSAPNYPYRDFSIRFGVVWNFFL, encoded by the coding sequence ATGAATAAATTAGTTCTATCATTTCTTTTTTTGTTGGTGTTTAATGTATTAAACGCCCAAATTTCTAGACAAGAATTTCAAGAAGGAAGAGGAGGTTCAAAAAAAAGCACAGATAGCACAAGTACCAGGAAAAGTAATTCTGAAGGCGGGAAAAAAGATAAAGAAGAGAAACCGAAAATTCAGGACTACCTTATCATCTCTCACGAAAACGATACAACATTCGTAGATACAACGCTATCTATAAAAAAAGATTATAGATTCAATTATTTAAGAAAAGATAATTTCGGTTTAATAGCCTTTTCAAACTTAGGTCAAACTTACAATAGCTTAACTTATAATTTTCAAAACACCGATTTAGTGCCAAATTTGGGTGCACGCGCTAGGCATTTCAATTACATGGAAATTGAAGATATTAATTACTACCGCGTACCAACACCGTTAACAGAATTAATGTATAAAACAGCCTTTGAACAAGGGCAGTTACTCGATGCATTTTTTACTGTAAATACAAGTCCGCGTTTTAATTTTTCCATAGCCTATAAAGGCATGCGTTCCATTGGTAAATACCAACACATTATTACAAGTACAGGTAACTTTAGGTTTACATCAAATTATCGGTCTGAGAATGATAGATACCAAGCACGCGGCCATATTGTAACCCAAGATTTATACAACGAGGAAAACGGAGGGCTTCAAGATGAGAGTGTTGAGTATTTTGAGTCTGGTGATGAGGAATTTATAGATCGATCTATTCTAGAAGTGAACTTCGAAGATGCCGAAAGTATGCTAAAAGCAAAGCGTTTTCATTTAGAACACAAATATGCTTTTATAAATCAAAAAGACTCATTGTCTCGTAATAATTTAAGTTTAGGTCAAGTTGTTTCGTTTGAAGATAAGTATTTTGAATACAGCCAATCTAGTGCCGAAACCGATATTTTTGGTGAAGCTTTTAAAAGTTCAAGTTTACAAGATCGTGCAACTTTAGAACATTTTCACAATCAATTTCAATTAAATTATAGCAACAATATTCTTGGTGATGTACAGTTCAATTTAGGTTATGATAATTATAATTACGGTTATGATAAAATCGTTGTTCTAAACGGGACTACAATAACCAACCGTATTAAAGGTGATATTCTATCGGCTGGTGGAAAATACCATAAACAATACAAAGGTTTCGATCTTTTAGGTGAAGTAGGATTAAACGTGTCTGGAGATTTTGATGGAAACTTTTTGAAGGCTCAGGCTAGTTTCAAATTAAACGATGATATCAAAGCTATTGCATCGCTTAATCATAGCTCTAAAGCACCAAATTTCAACTTCTTGCTGTTTCAAAGTGATTATTTAAACTACAACTGGATAAATAATTTTAATAATACAGAAACGCAACAATTGGCTTTCGAATTAAAATCGGATAAACTAGTTAACTTGAGTGTCGATTATTCTACCATTAGTGACTATGCTTATTTCCATTTAGATGAAACAACTCAGTTGGTAGCGCCAACACAATACAGTGGCACTATAAATTATTTAAGAGCTAAGCTGGATAAAGAAATTAAAGTCGGAAAGTTTGCTTTAAATAATACCTTTATGTACCAAAATGTTACAAATGGTGAAGGTGTTTTAAATGTACCTGAATTAAACTTACGTAGCACACTCTATTATTCTAGCCATTTGTTTAAAAAGGCGTTGTTTCTTCAAACAGGTGTAACCTTAAATTATTTCTCAAAGTACAACATGAATGCTTACGATCCTGTTTTAGCGGAGTTTTATGTGCAAAACGAACAAGAGATAGGGGAGTTTCCTAGGTTAGATTTCTTCTTAAATGCTAAAATACGTCAAACTCGAATCTATTTAAAAGCAGAACATTTTAATGCAGCCTTTACAGGGTACGATTATTATTCGGCACCTAATTATCCGTATCGAGATTTCTCAATACGTTTTGGTGTGGTTTGGAATTTCTTTTTATAA